A window from Deltaproteobacteria bacterium encodes these proteins:
- a CDS encoding DsrE family protein: MLKSIAQKRSLASLASVLVAILLALPLGSAFAQTAAQEPQKVFMKLDHGTDDLHAALMALKISEGLVSKGAKVTLFLNLEAVRLADKRQPLDLKWGLDGGHSAQHLLESFVKKGGAVLVCPMCAKNAGITAKELRTGAKIATSIDEINEAFLASDKSMDY; this comes from the coding sequence ATGTTAAAAAGTATCGCCCAAAAAAGAAGTCTCGCTTCTCTAGCATCAGTACTTGTCGCTATTTTGCTGGCTTTGCCATTAGGGTCTGCCTTCGCGCAGACGGCTGCGCAAGAGCCGCAAAAAGTATTCATGAAATTGGATCATGGCACTGATGACTTACACGCAGCTTTGATGGCCCTGAAGATTTCTGAGGGGCTTGTAAGTAAAGGGGCGAAGGTGACCTTATTCTTAAATCTTGAAGCCGTTCGGTTGGCCGACAAACGGCAACCTCTTGATTTAAAATGGGGGCTTGACGGTGGCCACTCAGCACAGCACCTGCTTGAAAGTTTTGTTAAAAAAGGTGGCGCAGTCCTTGTCTGCCCAATGTGCGCAAAGAATGCTGGAATAACTGCGAAAGAGCTTCGAACCGGAGCTAAAATTGCGACATCGATTGATGAAATCAATGAAGCCTTTCTGGCCTCCGATAAATCAATGGACTACTAG
- a CDS encoding methyltransferase domain-containing protein, translated as MNEMNLLVEFHLDGKRQGPGGEKETQQAIKLSGLSGQRGLKVADIGCGTGASTKVLAQLLGCDITCIDLFPEFLGVLKQNFEREKWPAQVTTVVASMEELPFVRNSLDLIWSEGAIYNIGFKKGIQEWRQFLKPRGVLAVSEITWLTTSRPDEINDHWNKEYPEIATASEKMKLLEEAGYKILGYFPLPTTCWFENYYIPMKPRFEAFVLRHSAAREHAAQIVEAEKREIELYEKYQAYLSYGFYIAEKV; from the coding sequence TTGAACGAAATGAATTTGCTTGTTGAATTTCACCTCGATGGAAAAAGGCAAGGGCCTGGCGGCGAGAAAGAAACTCAGCAAGCGATCAAGCTATCAGGTCTCTCGGGTCAGAGAGGCCTCAAAGTTGCTGATATTGGATGCGGAACAGGGGCATCAACCAAGGTGCTCGCTCAATTACTTGGTTGTGACATAACTTGTATTGATCTGTTTCCTGAGTTCTTAGGTGTTCTCAAGCAAAATTTCGAAAGAGAAAAATGGCCGGCGCAAGTGACAACCGTCGTGGCTTCAATGGAAGAACTTCCTTTTGTCAGGAATAGTTTGGATCTGATTTGGTCTGAGGGTGCCATCTACAACATCGGATTTAAAAAAGGCATTCAAGAGTGGCGGCAGTTTTTGAAGCCTCGAGGTGTATTGGCTGTGTCTGAAATTACCTGGCTAACGACATCAAGGCCCGATGAGATCAACGATCATTGGAATAAAGAGTACCCTGAAATTGCCACCGCCTCTGAGAAAATGAAACTTCTTGAAGAAGCGGGCTACAAGATCTTGGGATATTTCCCCTTACCCACAACTTGTTGGTTCGAAAATTACTACATACCGATGAAGCCCCGTTTCGAAGCCTTTGTTCTGCGGCACTCAGCCGCAAGAGAGCACGCCGCTCAAATTGTTGAAGCTGAAAAGCGAGAAATCGAGCTTTATGAAAAGTATCAAGCCTATCTGAGTTATGGTTTTTATATTGCGGAGAAGGTCTAA
- a CDS encoding heavy-metal-associated domain-containing protein has translation MKSFVTAALLALALSPIAALADQAVDVKITGMTCGDCTSKVEKELAALKGIDTKSISVELEGNHAILKVKKNDKKTQAAIKAAVEKAGYKVASIDPVAAAPAAGGTTPAATGDTKTEPAKAN, from the coding sequence ATGAAATCATTCGTAACTGCTGCCCTCCTCGCTCTCGCACTTTCTCCGATCGCGGCTCTTGCCGATCAAGCTGTCGACGTAAAAATCACCGGCATGACTTGTGGCGATTGCACAAGCAAAGTTGAAAAGGAACTTGCAGCACTTAAAGGAATCGACACGAAAAGTATTTCGGTTGAACTCGAAGGCAACCACGCCATATTGAAAGTCAAAAAGAACGACAAGAAGACGCAAGCGGCAATTAAAGCGGCGGTAGAAAAAGCAGGCTACAAAGTCGCGTCGATCGATCCTGTTGCGGCGGCACCTGCTGCAGGTGGTACCACCCCAGCGGCAACTGGAGACACTAAAACTGAACCAGCAAAAGCCAACTAA
- a CDS encoding RidA family protein, producing MGFRGIWWLNGLAGKTNDFTGKVFGYEAVYGTGAAVAGLYPTRAIKSLPGWVNDEADLVERFAGDKNKTGAATSQASVAKVPSAKPPTALDQIITFEAPKSSAGTSKNISSSKAPPPVGPYPHAKRVGEFLFLSGVGPRKPGKKDIPGVIVDASGEVVGHDVDVQTRAVLENIEAVLEEAGSRLQDVVDVQVYLTDMKRDFKRFNAVYGEYFGFEGGPSPTRTTVEVTALPTPICVELKVTAYLGSKKA from the coding sequence ATGGGCTTTCGCGGCATCTGGTGGTTGAATGGTTTGGCAGGTAAAACCAATGACTTCACAGGTAAAGTTTTTGGTTATGAAGCCGTCTACGGCACCGGTGCAGCAGTTGCAGGCCTCTATCCGACTCGCGCAATTAAATCTTTGCCGGGATGGGTAAATGATGAAGCGGATCTTGTCGAGCGTTTTGCCGGTGACAAAAACAAAACTGGCGCTGCCACTTCACAGGCTTCCGTTGCCAAAGTGCCCAGCGCAAAACCGCCCACGGCGCTCGATCAAATCATTACGTTTGAAGCTCCTAAATCTAGCGCGGGGACTTCGAAGAACATCAGTTCGTCAAAAGCGCCGCCTCCTGTTGGTCCTTATCCTCACGCAAAACGAGTTGGCGAATTTCTATTTTTAAGCGGAGTCGGCCCAAGAAAGCCTGGGAAGAAAGATATCCCTGGTGTCATCGTCGATGCCAGCGGCGAGGTCGTCGGTCACGATGTCGACGTGCAAACACGTGCAGTTTTAGAAAACATTGAAGCCGTGCTTGAAGAAGCGGGAAGTCGGCTTCAAGACGTGGTTGACGTGCAAGTCTATCTGACCGATATGAAGCGCGATTTTAAAAGGTTTAACGCCGTTTACGGCGAGTACTTCGGCTTTGAAGGCGGTCCCAGTCCCACTCGTACGACCGTCGAAGTAACGGCACTCCCAACGCCCATCTGCGTGGAACTTAAAGTGACGGCTTACCTTGGTAGCAAGAAGGCATAG
- a CDS encoding tRNA U-34 5-methylaminomethyl-2-thiouridine biosynthesis protein: MTGKIIAGVLSPHPPHLVYASNPPQNEPRSEGGWETLRWGYERLNKSLFADPVKKPDVLLVHSPHWMTVVGHHVLGLPRFQGLSVDPIFPHLFRFQYDLKVDVDLSLLIAEEGSKEGLITKVMKNPDFRIDYGAITSCYLTRPEFDIPIVAISSNNSPYYFSNEVGQHQMEKLGRATAKAIARSGKRAVLLASNSMSHRHFTTEPEIPEDMSFEHIYHHGQYLWDMEMLKLMRAGKSRQLIDSLPEFMDMALAEVKAGALTWMLSALGFPEYPAEVHSYGSVIGTGNAVVEWDHFTHAKGEVKV; encoded by the coding sequence ATGACGGGAAAAATCATCGCTGGAGTGCTTTCGCCTCATCCACCACATTTAGTTTACGCGTCGAACCCACCGCAGAACGAGCCTCGCTCGGAAGGAGGCTGGGAAACTCTCCGATGGGGCTATGAGCGTCTTAACAAGAGTTTGTTTGCAGATCCCGTAAAAAAGCCCGATGTCTTGCTGGTCCATTCCCCACATTGGATGACGGTCGTAGGCCACCACGTTTTAGGTTTACCAAGATTCCAAGGCCTCAGTGTTGATCCCATTTTCCCGCATCTCTTTCGCTTCCAATACGATTTGAAAGTAGACGTCGATCTTTCGCTTTTGATTGCGGAAGAGGGAAGCAAAGAAGGCTTAATCACGAAGGTCATGAAGAACCCAGATTTTCGGATCGACTACGGCGCGATCACTAGCTGCTATTTAACCAGACCTGAATTTGATATTCCAATTGTTGCGATTTCTTCGAACAATTCGCCTTATTACTTTTCAAACGAAGTTGGCCAGCATCAGATGGAAAAGCTTGGTCGCGCAACTGCAAAAGCCATTGCCCGCAGCGGGAAGCGTGCAGTGCTACTAGCTAGCAACTCAATGTCGCATCGACATTTTACGACCGAACCTGAAATCCCAGAGGATATGTCGTTTGAGCATATCTATCATCACGGTCAGTACCTGTGGGATATGGAAATGTTGAAACTTATGCGCGCGGGAAAATCTCGACAGCTTATCGACTCGCTTCCAGAGTTTATGGATATGGCATTGGCGGAAGTAAAAGCCGGAGCATTGACCTGGATGCTATCAGCTTTAGGTTTCCCGGAGTATCCGGCGGAAGTTCATTCCTATGGTTCAGTCATCGGTACTGGGAATGCCGTTGTTGAATGGGATCACTTTACTCACGCCAAGGGCGAGGTGAAAGTATGA
- a CDS encoding TraB/GumN family protein encodes MKRQQWFAACHYSVGRCDSSGSLLANRRFMLNPEFRPTSAVSSFMLLGLTALTMAFTIAGCGSYDDPGAKSEQVTGACYASNSGLVNSPINNPYLYEVSKGGRTSYLLGTIHLGVSLDELPAHVTTLIDRVDSLVVEVVLPQPQAEKMLRPNSIENAAVNERLMNPRSSPFSALEQRKLLCHGIPAAVVENMSDDDCRTVIFAPLLFPKLTFLDVEIMLRAHRRGIPLVALDTDKILADAKRLHPSESDLGACSVKRDLLAHDPAVFRQMSVDLTADYREGTKDFDGDAQVDYRNRAWMPEVVRQMSSRSVFMAVGAAHLSGHDGVIKLLEGQGFQVRRIR; translated from the coding sequence ATGAAGCGACAGCAGTGGTTCGCTGCTTGCCATTACAGCGTTGGCCGCTGCGACAGCAGTGGTTCGCTGCTTGCTAATAGGCGCTTTATGTTGAACCCAGAGTTTCGTCCCACCTCGGCTGTTTCGTCGTTTATGCTCCTTGGTCTTACGGCTTTGACTATGGCTTTTACCATCGCCGGCTGCGGTTCGTACGACGACCCAGGGGCGAAAAGCGAGCAAGTTACAGGGGCGTGTTATGCATCAAACTCGGGTTTGGTGAATTCTCCCATAAATAATCCTTATCTCTATGAAGTTTCAAAAGGCGGGCGCACATCTTATCTTCTGGGAACAATTCATCTTGGAGTTTCACTCGACGAACTTCCCGCACATGTCACTACACTCATCGATCGAGTCGACTCGTTGGTTGTCGAAGTGGTATTACCTCAGCCGCAGGCGGAAAAAATGCTGCGCCCAAATTCGATAGAAAACGCTGCTGTCAATGAACGACTCATGAACCCTCGCTCGTCGCCTTTTTCTGCATTGGAACAAAGAAAGCTGCTCTGCCACGGTATACCTGCGGCTGTCGTTGAAAACATGAGCGACGACGATTGTCGAACGGTGATCTTTGCACCTTTATTGTTTCCGAAACTGACGTTTCTTGATGTGGAAATCATGCTTCGTGCGCACCGTCGTGGAATTCCATTGGTCGCACTGGATACAGATAAAATATTGGCCGACGCAAAACGGCTTCATCCATCCGAGTCAGACCTGGGTGCTTGCAGCGTGAAGCGCGATCTCCTGGCACATGATCCGGCAGTTTTCCGGCAAATGTCTGTCGACCTGACCGCAGATTATCGCGAGGGCACGAAAGATTTCGATGGCGATGCGCAAGTAGATTACCGAAATCGAGCCTGGATGCCCGAGGTGGTCCGGCAAATGTCTTCCCGGTCAGTTTTCATGGCCGTAGGTGCGGCACATCTTTCGGGTCATGACGGCGTAATCAAGCTGCTGGAAGGTCAGGGATTTCAGGTCCGTCGAATTCGTTAA
- a CDS encoding aldehyde dehydrogenase, which produces MASKASVGSTSKVVRALNFIGGELVPPVSGKYLASLNPATEELHIEVPLSGPKDIEHAVKSAKAAFPAWSQLKVEERAQFLDKIAEGIDQRREELAIAESHDQGKPVALARTMDIPRASYNFRFFAGIIRHELSVAAPLDNHGFSYVRREPIGVAGLISPWNLPLYLLTWKIAPAIAYGNTCVAKPSEMTSHTASILAEIIRDAGVPKGVVNLVFGLGSDAGQALVEHKDVKVISFTGGTVTGRKIAQSAAPMLKKVSLELGGKNPTIVFKDADIKNRMAMIVRSSFLNQGEICLCGSRIYVERPLYEKFVSEFVREAEKLIVGPPGNTDSFMGPLVSADHRDKVQAFVDEAKKLGMVIHCGGSAPKNPKKGFYFSPTVITPPGKGVMEKAKNLSKFQTSRIQNEEVFGPVVTIAPFDTTEQVIELANSTRYGLSATVWTESLGLAHGVSNRLEVGTVWVNGWMARDLRMPFGGVKESGMGREGQLDSVHVFTEAKTICIANLQKL; this is translated from the coding sequence ATGGCCAGCAAAGCATCGGTCGGCAGTACGTCCAAAGTCGTGCGGGCGTTGAATTTCATCGGCGGTGAACTTGTTCCACCGGTCAGTGGTAAGTATTTGGCTTCGCTGAATCCTGCGACCGAAGAGCTTCATATCGAAGTACCTCTCAGCGGTCCCAAAGATATCGAGCACGCCGTGAAAAGTGCGAAAGCCGCTTTCCCCGCTTGGAGCCAGTTAAAAGTTGAAGAGCGGGCGCAGTTTCTTGATAAAATTGCCGAGGGGATTGATCAACGCCGAGAAGAGCTGGCGATTGCTGAAAGTCATGATCAAGGAAAACCAGTCGCGCTAGCGCGCACGATGGATATTCCTCGCGCGTCTTACAATTTTAGGTTTTTTGCTGGCATCATTCGTCACGAACTTTCCGTGGCGGCACCACTGGACAACCACGGATTCTCTTATGTGCGCCGAGAGCCCATTGGCGTTGCGGGGCTGATTAGCCCATGGAATTTGCCACTCTATCTTTTGACGTGGAAAATTGCGCCAGCCATTGCTTATGGCAATACCTGCGTTGCTAAGCCAAGCGAAATGACGTCGCACACGGCAAGTATCCTTGCCGAAATCATCCGAGATGCCGGTGTGCCAAAGGGCGTAGTAAACCTTGTTTTTGGTCTCGGCTCAGACGCGGGGCAAGCGTTGGTCGAGCACAAAGATGTAAAGGTTATTTCGTTTACTGGCGGAACGGTGACCGGTCGAAAGATTGCTCAATCCGCGGCACCGATGCTGAAAAAAGTGTCGCTAGAACTTGGTGGGAAAAATCCGACGATTGTCTTTAAAGATGCGGATATAAAAAATCGCATGGCGATGATTGTTCGTTCATCATTTTTGAACCAAGGAGAGATTTGCCTTTGCGGATCACGTATTTATGTCGAGCGTCCGTTGTATGAAAAATTTGTTTCCGAATTTGTTCGCGAGGCAGAAAAATTGATTGTTGGTCCGCCGGGAAATACTGACTCGTTTATGGGGCCCTTGGTTTCCGCAGATCATCGGGACAAAGTTCAAGCGTTTGTGGATGAGGCGAAAAAGCTTGGGATGGTGATTCACTGCGGGGGTTCGGCTCCAAAGAATCCGAAAAAAGGATTCTATTTTTCTCCCACCGTTATTACTCCACCGGGAAAAGGGGTAATGGAGAAAGCGAAAAACTTGTCTAAGTTCCAAACTTCCCGAATTCAAAACGAAGAAGTCTTTGGACCGGTCGTGACAATCGCACCGTTTGATACCACTGAACAAGTTATCGAGCTTGCCAATAGCACTCGTTATGGTTTGTCGGCGACGGTCTGGACAGAATCGTTGGGACTCGCACACGGAGTTTCGAACCGGTTAGAAGTCGGCACAGTGTGGGTGAATGGTTGGATGGCCAGGGATCTGCGCATGCCGTTTGGTGGTGTGAAAGAATCTGGTATGGGTCGCGAGGGTCAGCTGGACTCCGTTCACGTATTCACCGAAGCAAAGACGATCTGCATCGCGAATCTCCAGAAGCTTTAA
- a CDS encoding asparaginase: protein MSEDSWVPLVDYRRNGVSEITIHGAVSWVTGRKVIHAWGGNVLCYGRSMMKPLQLKVFTKELEDILSIESKAVSVASHNAEPDHIKAVQAILKPSEMGLMQTPFSLPLMQFGRQMRRARRWYHPCSGKHAAILRGCQIRGWSRVGYTWPHHPYHQAYLEVVRRALGREWNPQVTAKDGCGLPTVSMTVTELARVYADLAVTRDADWIWSSMVEKPDLVGGFNRLDSTILKSCGGDVIAKEGADGLLGLAIKHPEFPEGLGIVIKVAHGWDTTATWFVARYVLGVLGHKLRNPYRLDRQKAYIVPDLIPPSLRHRISDIEPFDAWDPDEDRWEFDFEKYIQPEQSGSRLS from the coding sequence ATGAGTGAGGACTCTTGGGTTCCATTGGTCGACTATCGTCGAAACGGCGTCAGTGAAATCACCATTCACGGAGCAGTCTCCTGGGTCACGGGAAGAAAAGTTATTCATGCCTGGGGTGGAAACGTTTTGTGCTACGGCCGATCGATGATGAAGCCGCTGCAATTAAAGGTTTTCACGAAAGAACTTGAAGACATTCTTTCCATTGAATCGAAAGCAGTTTCCGTCGCTAGCCACAACGCGGAACCAGACCATATCAAAGCGGTGCAAGCGATTTTAAAGCCAAGTGAAATGGGTCTCATGCAGACGCCATTTTCTTTGCCGCTGATGCAATTCGGTCGGCAGATGCGACGCGCGCGCCGTTGGTATCATCCATGTTCTGGTAAGCACGCGGCGATTTTGCGCGGTTGTCAGATTCGCGGTTGGTCGCGCGTTGGCTACACTTGGCCGCATCACCCGTATCACCAAGCTTACTTAGAAGTTGTTCGAAGGGCCCTAGGTCGAGAATGGAATCCTCAGGTCACGGCGAAAGATGGCTGCGGACTTCCGACGGTTTCCATGACCGTGACGGAACTTGCGCGGGTCTACGCCGATCTCGCGGTGACGCGAGATGCTGATTGGATTTGGTCGTCGATGGTTGAAAAGCCTGACTTAGTGGGTGGATTCAATCGCTTGGATTCAACGATTCTTAAAAGCTGCGGCGGGGACGTGATCGCAAAAGAAGGCGCTGATGGACTTTTGGGACTCGCAATTAAGCACCCGGAGTTTCCAGAAGGTCTTGGAATTGTGATTAAAGTCGCACACGGATGGGACACCACGGCCACTTGGTTTGTTGCGCGATACGTTTTAGGTGTGCTTGGTCACAAGCTTCGAAATCCGTATCGCCTTGATCGTCAAAAAGCTTACATCGTTCCCGATTTAATTCCTCCGAGCCTTCGTCACCGAATTTCTGACATCGAACCCTTTGATGCCTGGGATCCAGATGAAGATCGCTGGGAATTTGACTTTGAAAAATACATTCAACCTGAACAATCTGGAAGTCGCCTATCATGA
- a CDS encoding LLM class flavin-dependent oxidoreductase — MNYDVFFSICQTPVNGYTPSEKVMFQNFFDQAIWADQLGYGCAWVAETHLSCQVQKGNSHAVIPHFEGEIGLNTDILQIAHALFARTRNIHIGSAIRNILCNGGPVAHAEAIRMFLSIHELGLGRDPRLGDEARRLEIGFASGRFPFSIAPYGIRPRSATEEAAWPAIRGLVFKQATEIFLKVLRGDVLGTKDLETPLWLSRKNFRSDADWEKVVRTANTDSAELAKDYFNGFEIRPFFEFEKVGVIPFDAPMKNLRLTIGAHDAETQDFANTILPCGVFNLSITPSSQIEATHARMSKTYMSKPIGEEWGGAPAKWSRSLMPRTALVFVNENRAKAKAEAELAIATYWKAIEGTLDPAKIAQAVDNAIVGDPSEVIDQMNQRFHQDDRLMLWFDFNNHDNQAVKHSMRIFTEKCAPHVKGRH, encoded by the coding sequence ATGAACTACGACGTTTTCTTTTCGATTTGCCAAACTCCCGTCAACGGCTACACGCCTTCTGAAAAAGTCATGTTCCAGAATTTCTTTGATCAGGCGATTTGGGCGGATCAATTGGGGTACGGCTGTGCATGGGTAGCAGAGACTCACCTTAGCTGCCAGGTACAAAAGGGAAACAGCCACGCAGTGATTCCACATTTCGAGGGTGAAATCGGCCTTAATACCGACATCTTGCAGATTGCGCATGCGCTTTTTGCCAGAACAAGGAATATCCATATTGGTTCTGCGATTCGAAATATTCTTTGTAACGGGGGGCCGGTGGCGCACGCGGAAGCCATCAGGATGTTTCTCTCGATTCATGAACTTGGCCTAGGAAGAGACCCAAGGCTAGGCGATGAAGCTCGCAGGCTTGAAATTGGTTTTGCAAGCGGACGGTTTCCATTTTCGATTGCTCCTTACGGAATTCGACCAAGATCGGCGACAGAAGAGGCTGCTTGGCCGGCAATTCGCGGGTTGGTTTTTAAACAAGCGACCGAAATTTTTCTGAAGGTCCTTCGCGGTGATGTTCTGGGAACCAAAGATCTAGAAACTCCGCTTTGGCTGTCGCGAAAAAACTTTCGATCAGATGCGGACTGGGAGAAGGTTGTTCGCACTGCAAACACCGATTCAGCGGAACTCGCAAAAGATTATTTTAATGGTTTTGAAATTCGACCGTTTTTCGAGTTCGAAAAAGTCGGTGTCATCCCATTTGATGCGCCAATGAAGAACTTGCGTTTGACGATCGGTGCCCACGACGCAGAAACGCAAGATTTCGCAAACACAATCCTTCCGTGCGGCGTTTTCAATTTGTCGATCACTCCAAGTAGCCAAATCGAAGCGACCCACGCTAGGATGTCGAAGACCTATATGTCCAAACCCATTGGCGAAGAATGGGGCGGGGCTCCTGCGAAATGGTCACGAAGCTTAATGCCAAGAACGGCCTTGGTTTTTGTGAATGAAAATCGCGCCAAAGCAAAAGCCGAAGCGGAACTAGCGATCGCGACTTATTGGAAGGCCATCGAGGGGACTTTGGATCCTGCGAAAATCGCTCAAGCCGTCGATAATGCGATCGTCGGCGATCCAAGCGAAGTGATCGATCAAATGAATCAGCGGTTTCATCAAGATGATCGGCTAATGTTGTGGTTTGATTTTAACAATCACGACAATCAAGCCGTGAAACATTCAATGCGAATATTCACTGAAAAATGCGCGCCCCATGTGAAAGGACGGCATTGA
- a CDS encoding SDR family oxidoreductase: MGEVVNNLSIIMVLVASLRAHGAAMGSSQNGSNQSAMAGVPIVPAQGGVLRTAFVGGASKGIGRAVARHLASRGVRVIACGRSEGELKSLIDELPLIEVPGTSFLEKELKAHKAFVCDLSKTDELEGQLKKLVLEFGAVDILVLNSGGPKGGSILDAKPEEFRTAIEGHLISSQILAKTYVPGMKHRGQGRIVSILSTSVRQPIAGLGVSNSTRWAMAAWCKTLAGELAPFGITVNMVLPGFTKTTRLEELSKAQADKRGLKKEEVVDEWIKSTPMGRLGEPEEIASAVAFFASPAASFITGQALAVDGGRLGAV; this comes from the coding sequence ATGGGCGAGGTAGTAAATAATCTATCAATTATCATGGTTCTCGTGGCGAGCCTTCGGGCGCATGGAGCAGCAATGGGTTCTTCGCAAAATGGTTCGAATCAATCGGCGATGGCGGGTGTGCCAATTGTTCCAGCGCAGGGTGGAGTTTTGCGGACGGCTTTCGTAGGAGGGGCATCAAAAGGGATCGGGCGTGCTGTCGCTCGCCACCTCGCTTCTCGTGGAGTTCGCGTGATCGCTTGCGGACGATCAGAGGGTGAACTGAAGTCTTTGATCGATGAACTTCCGTTGATCGAAGTTCCGGGAACTTCTTTTTTAGAAAAAGAGCTAAAAGCGCACAAAGCTTTCGTTTGCGATCTTTCGAAAACCGACGAGCTTGAAGGTCAGTTAAAAAAACTGGTTCTCGAATTTGGTGCGGTGGACATTTTAGTTCTCAACTCTGGTGGCCCCAAAGGCGGGTCCATTTTAGACGCGAAGCCAGAAGAGTTTCGTACCGCAATCGAAGGTCATTTGATCTCCAGTCAGATTTTGGCAAAAACTTACGTGCCCGGAATGAAACATCGAGGACAAGGTCGCATTGTCAGCATTCTTTCGACTTCCGTTCGGCAACCGATCGCTGGGCTTGGGGTTTCAAATTCCACCCGTTGGGCAATGGCCGCTTGGTGCAAGACTTTGGCTGGTGAGCTTGCGCCGTTTGGAATCACCGTCAATATGGTGCTTCCTGGATTTACTAAAACCACGCGCCTAGAGGAGTTATCAAAAGCACAGGCTGACAAACGTGGGCTAAAGAAAGAAGAAGTTGTCGATGAGTGGATCAAATCAACTCCGATGGGTAGACTAGGCGAACCGGAAGAAATTGCTTCAGCGGTCGCGTTTTTCGCGTCACCAGCGGCCTCTTTCATCACGGGTCAAGCTCTCGCGGTTGATGGCGGACGATTGGGTGCGGTCTAA
- a CDS encoding inorganic diphosphatase: MHAWHDVEVDTKNPKEVLAIIEVPKGSKNKYELHKPTGLMKVDRVLFSSVHYPANYGFIPQSYCEDNDPLDILVLGQEPVTPLTIMTAKPIGVMKMRDQGEADDKIIAVHANDPEFSHYNSIHELPPHRLKEVQRFFEDYKTLEKKAVVIDGFLDRDIALEVILEAFELYRVNRDRLIAEITPPRR, from the coding sequence ATGCATGCATGGCACGATGTTGAAGTAGATACGAAGAATCCCAAAGAGGTCCTCGCAATTATTGAGGTTCCAAAAGGGTCGAAAAATAAATATGAGCTGCACAAGCCGACCGGTTTGATGAAAGTAGACCGGGTCTTGTTTTCAAGTGTCCATTACCCGGCAAACTATGGCTTCATTCCGCAGAGCTATTGCGAGGACAATGATCCGCTGGATATCTTAGTTCTAGGTCAAGAACCCGTGACTCCGCTTACGATTATGACAGCTAAGCCGATAGGCGTGATGAAAATGCGCGATCAAGGCGAAGCAGATGATAAAATTATTGCGGTTCACGCAAACGATCCTGAGTTCTCGCACTACAATTCAATTCACGAACTTCCGCCCCACCGTCTAAAAGAAGTTCAACGTTTCTTCGAAGATTATAAAACCTTGGAAAAAAAAGCAGTCGTCATCGATGGTTTTCTAGATCGCGACATTGCCCTTGAGGTCATCCTCGAGGCCTTCGAACTTTACCGCGTGAATCGCGATCGCTTGATCGCGGAAATCACGCCGCCCCGCCGATAG